Proteins encoded together in one Camelina sativa cultivar DH55 chromosome 9, Cs, whole genome shotgun sequence window:
- the LOC104710535 gene encoding chloride channel protein CLC-b-like isoform X1: MVEEDLNQVVGNSNYNGEADPESNTLNQPLVKANRTLSSTPLALVGTKVSHIESLDYEINENDLFKHDWRKRSKAQVLQYVFLKWTLACLVGLFTGLIATLINLAVENIAGYKLLAVGHFLSQERYATGLMVLAGANLGLTLVASVLCVFFAPTAAGPGIPEIKAYLNGVDLPNMFGATTMIVKIIGSIGAVAAGLDLGKEGPLVHIGSCIASLLGQGGTDNHRIKWRWLRYFNNDRDRRDLITCGSAAGVCAAFRSPVGGVLFALEEVATWWRSALLWRTFFSTAVVVVILREFIEICNSGKCGLFGRGGLIMFDVSHVTYTYHVTDIVPVMLIGVIGGILGSLYNHVLHKVLRLYNLINEKGKIHKVLLSLTVSLFTSVCLYGLPFLAKCKPCDPSIDEICPTNGRSGNFKQFHCPKGYYNDLATLLLTTNDDAVRNLFSSNTPNEFSMGSLWIFFVLYCILGLFTFGIATPSGLFLPIILMGAAYGRMLGAAMGSYTSIDQGLYAVLGAAALMAGSMRMTVSLCVIFLELTNNLLLLPITMIVLLIAKTVGDSFNPSIYDIILDLKGLPFLDANPEPWMRNLSVGELGDAKPPVVTLQGVEKVSKIVDVLRNTTHNAFPVLDEAELPQVGLATGATELHGLILRAHLVKVLKKRWFLTEKRRTEEWEVREKFPWDELAEREDNFDDVAITSSEMEMFVDLHPLTNTTPYTVMENMSVAKALVLFRQVGLRHLLIVPKIQSSGLCPVVGILTRQDLRAHNILQAFPQMEKSKGRKAN; the protein is encoded by the exons ATGGTGGAAGAAGATTTAAACCAGGTTGTTGGTAATAGTAATTACAATGGAGAAGCAGACCCAGAGAGCAACACACTGAACCAACCTCTGGTCAAGGCTAATCGAACACTTTCTTCAACTCCACTTGCTTTGGTCGGTACCAAGGTTTCCCATATCGAGAGCTTGGACTATGa AATAAACGAGAACGATCTGTTTAAGCATGATTGGAGAAAAAGATCAAAGGCACAAGTACTTCAGTACGTGTTCTTGAAATGGACATTAGCTTGTCTTGTTGGTCTTTTCACTGGTCTAATCGCCACTCTCATCAACTTAGCTGTTGAAAACATCGCTGGCTACAAGCTTCTAGCCGTTGGCCACTTCCTCAGCCAAGAAAG ATATGCTACAGGTCTCATGGTGCTTGCTGGAGCAAATTTGGGTCTTACCTTGGTGGCCTCTGTGCTTTGTGTGTTCTTTGCTCCCACTGCGGCTGGACCTGGAATCCCTGAGATCAAAGCTTATCTTAATGGTGTCGATCTTCCCAACATGTTTGGTGCTACCACTATGATCGTTAAg ATCATTGGAAGCATAGGAGCGGTTGCAGCTGGACTTGATCTGGGTAAAGAGGGTCCTCTGGTTCATATTGGAAGCTGCATAGCTTCTTTGCTGGGACAAGGTGGAACAGACAACCACCGAATTAAGTGGCGCTGGCTTCGTTACTTCAACAACGATAGAGACCGCAGGGATCTGATTACGTGTGGCTCAGCTGCTGGAGTCTGTGCAGCCTTCAGGTCACCTGTTGGAGGTGTGCTTTTCGCCCTTGAGGAAGTTGCCACTTGGTGGAGAAGTGCCTTGTTGTGGCGAACTTTCTTCAGCACAGCCGTCGTTGTGGTTATTCTGAGAGAGTTCATAGAGATTTGCAATTCAGGCAAGTGTGGCTTGTTTGGAAGAGGAGGGCTTATCATGTTTGATGTGAGTCACGTAACTTATACTTACCATGTAACTGACATAGTCCCTGTCATGTTGATTGGTGTAATCGGTGGAATTCTTGGGAGTCTCTATAATCACGTTCTGCATAAAGTTCTCCGGCTTTACAATCTCATCAACGA GAAGGGTAAGATCCACAAGGTGCTTCTCAGTCTAACGGTATCACTCTTCACATCAGTTTGCCTTTATGGCCTTCCTTTCTTGGCTAAATGCAAGCCTTGTGATCCCTCGATAGATGAGATCTGCCCGACGAATGGAAGATCAGGCAACTTCAAACAGTTCCATTGCCCAAAAGGTTACTACAATGATTTAGCTACTCTGCTTCTCACCACCAACGATGATGCTGTCAGAAACCTTTTCTCTTCCAACACTCCCAATGAATTTAGCATGGGCTCCCTGTGGATATTCTTTGTGCTCTACTGCATCTTGGGGCTTTTCACATTTGGTATTGCAACACCATCTGGTCTTTTCCTCCCTATCATCCTCATGGGTGCTGCATATGGCCGGATGCTTGGCGCTGCAATGGGATCCTACACAAGTATTGACCAAGGGCTTTATGCTGTCCTTGGTGCAGCTGCGCTCATGGCTGGATCTATGAGAATGACTGTGTCACTCTGTGTTATATTCCTCGAACTCACCAACAACCTTCTTTTGCTTCCCATTACAATGATCGTACTTCTGATTGCCAAAACTGTGGGGGACAGCTTCAACCCAAGTATCTATGACATCATATTGGATCTAAAGGGTTTGCCTTTCTTAGATGCAAATCCAGAGCCGTGGATGAGGAACCTCAGCGTTGGTGAGCTTGGTGATGCTAAACCCCCGGTTGTAACCCTGCAAGGTGTAGAAAAGGTTTCTAAAATAGTTGATGTGCTAAGGAACACGACGCATAATGCATTCCCTGTTTTAGATGAAGCAGAATTACCTCAAGTGGGTTTAGCAACTGGGGCTACGGAACTCCACGGTCTAATCCTGAGAGCGCACCTCGTTAAAGTTCTGAAAAAGAGATGGTTCTTGacagagaaaagaagaacagaGGAGTGGGAGGTCAGGGAAAAGTTTCCATGGGATGAATTGGCTGAAAGAGAAGACAACTTTGACGACGTGGCTATCACAAGCTCTGAAATGGAAATGTTTGTCGATCTTCATCCTCTCACCAACACAACCCCTTACACAGTCATGGAGAACATGTCTGTGGCCAAGGCTTTAGTACTATTCCGGCAAGTGGGACTCCGCCATTTGCTAATTGTTCCCAAGATTCAAAGCTCAGGA TTGTGTCCTGTAGTAGGGATCTTAACCAGGCAGGATCTAAGGGCACACAACATTCTACAAGCCTTTCCTCAAATGGAAAAATCCAAAGGTAGAAAAGCAAATTGA
- the LOC104710535 gene encoding chloride channel protein CLC-b-like isoform X2 produces MVEEDLNQVVGNSNYNGEADPESNTLNQPLVKANRTLSSTPLALVGTKVSHIESLDYEINENDLFKHDWRKRSKAQVLQYVFLKWTLACLVGLFTGLIATLINLAVENIAGYKLLAVGHFLSQERYATGLMVLAGANLGLTLVASVLCVFFAPTAAGPGIPEIKAYLNGVDLPNMFGATTMIVKIIGSIGAVAAGLDLGKEGPLVHIGSCIASLLGQGGTDNHRIKWRWLRYFNNDRDRRDLITCGSAAGVCAAFRSPVGGVLFALEEVATWWRSALLWRTFFSTAVVVVILREFIEICNSGKCGLFGRGGLIMFDVSHVTYTYHVTDIVPVMLIGVIGGILGSLYNHVLHKVLRLYNLINEKDEICPTNGRSGNFKQFHCPKGYYNDLATLLLTTNDDAVRNLFSSNTPNEFSMGSLWIFFVLYCILGLFTFGIATPSGLFLPIILMGAAYGRMLGAAMGSYTSIDQGLYAVLGAAALMAGSMRMTVSLCVIFLELTNNLLLLPITMIVLLIAKTVGDSFNPSIYDIILDLKGLPFLDANPEPWMRNLSVGELGDAKPPVVTLQGVEKVSKIVDVLRNTTHNAFPVLDEAELPQVGLATGATELHGLILRAHLVKVLKKRWFLTEKRRTEEWEVREKFPWDELAEREDNFDDVAITSSEMEMFVDLHPLTNTTPYTVMENMSVAKALVLFRQVGLRHLLIVPKIQSSGLCPVVGILTRQDLRAHNILQAFPQMEKSKGRKAN; encoded by the exons ATGGTGGAAGAAGATTTAAACCAGGTTGTTGGTAATAGTAATTACAATGGAGAAGCAGACCCAGAGAGCAACACACTGAACCAACCTCTGGTCAAGGCTAATCGAACACTTTCTTCAACTCCACTTGCTTTGGTCGGTACCAAGGTTTCCCATATCGAGAGCTTGGACTATGa AATAAACGAGAACGATCTGTTTAAGCATGATTGGAGAAAAAGATCAAAGGCACAAGTACTTCAGTACGTGTTCTTGAAATGGACATTAGCTTGTCTTGTTGGTCTTTTCACTGGTCTAATCGCCACTCTCATCAACTTAGCTGTTGAAAACATCGCTGGCTACAAGCTTCTAGCCGTTGGCCACTTCCTCAGCCAAGAAAG ATATGCTACAGGTCTCATGGTGCTTGCTGGAGCAAATTTGGGTCTTACCTTGGTGGCCTCTGTGCTTTGTGTGTTCTTTGCTCCCACTGCGGCTGGACCTGGAATCCCTGAGATCAAAGCTTATCTTAATGGTGTCGATCTTCCCAACATGTTTGGTGCTACCACTATGATCGTTAAg ATCATTGGAAGCATAGGAGCGGTTGCAGCTGGACTTGATCTGGGTAAAGAGGGTCCTCTGGTTCATATTGGAAGCTGCATAGCTTCTTTGCTGGGACAAGGTGGAACAGACAACCACCGAATTAAGTGGCGCTGGCTTCGTTACTTCAACAACGATAGAGACCGCAGGGATCTGATTACGTGTGGCTCAGCTGCTGGAGTCTGTGCAGCCTTCAGGTCACCTGTTGGAGGTGTGCTTTTCGCCCTTGAGGAAGTTGCCACTTGGTGGAGAAGTGCCTTGTTGTGGCGAACTTTCTTCAGCACAGCCGTCGTTGTGGTTATTCTGAGAGAGTTCATAGAGATTTGCAATTCAGGCAAGTGTGGCTTGTTTGGAAGAGGAGGGCTTATCATGTTTGATGTGAGTCACGTAACTTATACTTACCATGTAACTGACATAGTCCCTGTCATGTTGATTGGTGTAATCGGTGGAATTCTTGGGAGTCTCTATAATCACGTTCTGCATAAAGTTCTCCGGCTTTACAATCTCATCAACGA GAAGG ATGAGATCTGCCCGACGAATGGAAGATCAGGCAACTTCAAACAGTTCCATTGCCCAAAAGGTTACTACAATGATTTAGCTACTCTGCTTCTCACCACCAACGATGATGCTGTCAGAAACCTTTTCTCTTCCAACACTCCCAATGAATTTAGCATGGGCTCCCTGTGGATATTCTTTGTGCTCTACTGCATCTTGGGGCTTTTCACATTTGGTATTGCAACACCATCTGGTCTTTTCCTCCCTATCATCCTCATGGGTGCTGCATATGGCCGGATGCTTGGCGCTGCAATGGGATCCTACACAAGTATTGACCAAGGGCTTTATGCTGTCCTTGGTGCAGCTGCGCTCATGGCTGGATCTATGAGAATGACTGTGTCACTCTGTGTTATATTCCTCGAACTCACCAACAACCTTCTTTTGCTTCCCATTACAATGATCGTACTTCTGATTGCCAAAACTGTGGGGGACAGCTTCAACCCAAGTATCTATGACATCATATTGGATCTAAAGGGTTTGCCTTTCTTAGATGCAAATCCAGAGCCGTGGATGAGGAACCTCAGCGTTGGTGAGCTTGGTGATGCTAAACCCCCGGTTGTAACCCTGCAAGGTGTAGAAAAGGTTTCTAAAATAGTTGATGTGCTAAGGAACACGACGCATAATGCATTCCCTGTTTTAGATGAAGCAGAATTACCTCAAGTGGGTTTAGCAACTGGGGCTACGGAACTCCACGGTCTAATCCTGAGAGCGCACCTCGTTAAAGTTCTGAAAAAGAGATGGTTCTTGacagagaaaagaagaacagaGGAGTGGGAGGTCAGGGAAAAGTTTCCATGGGATGAATTGGCTGAAAGAGAAGACAACTTTGACGACGTGGCTATCACAAGCTCTGAAATGGAAATGTTTGTCGATCTTCATCCTCTCACCAACACAACCCCTTACACAGTCATGGAGAACATGTCTGTGGCCAAGGCTTTAGTACTATTCCGGCAAGTGGGACTCCGCCATTTGCTAATTGTTCCCAAGATTCAAAGCTCAGGA TTGTGTCCTGTAGTAGGGATCTTAACCAGGCAGGATCTAAGGGCACACAACATTCTACAAGCCTTTCCTCAAATGGAAAAATCCAAAGGTAGAAAAGCAAATTGA
- the LOC104710536 gene encoding uncharacterized protein LOC104710536, which produces MHSSSVFSFSSRYPIITCRVSPPSSPPVVASLPLPPPTSSSDSLACSLQCPHFQSCSGCTQEFNLHRPAVVEEASGFFKRYGVEDFTFDSCRLWGWRCRAKLAVRGSSDNALIGLYQEGTHTVVDIPECKSHHPNINAAIELLREGIKVFDVVPFDEDQGTGDLRYVQMAVTTHSTNLRAPERYKNGKVQVSLVWNSRNERSHNADKLQALSSYLWRKGGPNSKLHLIHSVWANFQTSTNNIIFGNRWRHLLGERDFWEHVGGIDISLDPSSFGQANTRAFDSLLWKLHKYVPGGSSVADLYAGAGVIGLSLATSRKCSSVKCIEVNKEARLSFEKTIQRLPNSLNCSISWHHADASVNPLSWIIGSDVVVVDPPRRGLDASLRQMLESVPSIEKRMRSSSPSSNAKEEKRPWILRAKELSIQAGNKLIPEENNTLPQRLIYISCGWESFKEDCKSLLSSRAWELEKAHGFNFFPGTDSIEVLAVFKRRVAIKKKKKSGIKKVGIKKVRAAK; this is translated from the exons ATGCATTCGTCGAGCGTTTTCTCGTTCAGCTCTCGTTATCCAATCATAACCTGCCGCGTCTCACCTCCTTCTTCGCCTCCCGTCGTcgcttctcttcctctcccaccgcCAACAAGCTCCTCCGACTCGCTAGCTTGCTCCCTCCAATGTCCTCACTTCCAATC GTGCTCAGGTTGTACGCAGGAGTTCAATCTCCATCGTCCAGCTGTCGTCGAAGAAGCTTCAGGCTTCTTTAAGCGTTACGGCGTCGAAGATTTCACTTTCGATAGTTGTAGACTG TGGGGATGGAGATGCCGAGCTAAATTGGCCGTTCGTGGCTCTTCAGATAATGCATTGATTGGTTTGTACCAAGAGGGAACTCACACCGTTGTTGATATTCCTGAATGCAAAT CTCATCATCCTAATATTAATGCTGCAATTGAGTTATTGAGAGAAG GTATTAAGGTGTTCGATGTTGTGCCATTTGATGAGGATCAGGGGACTGGGGACTTGCGATATGTTCAG ATGGCTGTTACGACGCACAGTACAAATCTTCGTGCTCCAGAAAGATACAAAAATG GAAAAGTGCAGGTGTCCTTGGTTTGGAACTCGAGAAATGAGAGATCTCATAATGCAGATAAGTTGCAAGCATTGTCCAGC TACTTGTGGAGAAAGGGTGGACCCAACAGCAAGCTTCACCTAATCCATTCTGTGTGGGCTAACTTTCAGACATCAACCAACAAT ATAATCTTTGGAAACAGATGGAGGCATCTTTTAGGTGAGAGAGATTTCTGGGAACATGTAGGAGGGATTGACATATCCTTGGATCCTTCCAGTTTTGGCCAGGCAAATACACGG GCTTTTGATAGCTTGCTTTGGAAACTGCATAAGTATGTTCCTGGTGGATCATCTGTTGCCGATCTATATGCAGGAGCTGGAGTGATTGGATTATCCTTAGCTACATCGAGGAAATGCAG TTCTGTCAAATGCATTGAGGTTAACAAAGAAGCAAGGCTGTCTTTTGAGAAAACAATCCAGCGATTACCTAACTCATTGAATTGCAGCATCAGTTGGCATCATGCAGATGCTTCAGTT AACCCCCTCTCATGGATTATAGGGTCAGATGTAGTCGTTGTGGATCCTCCTAGGAGAGGTTTGGATGCTTCTCTCCGTCAGATGTTGGAGTCTGTCCCCTCCATTGAGAAAAGAATGAGGTCTTCATCACCAAG CTCGAATGCAAAAGAGGAGAAGAGGCCATGGATTTTAAGAGCAAAGGAACTTTCAATTCAAGCTGGCAACAAGCTGATCCCTGAGGAGAATAATACACTACCGCAAAGACTCATATATATAAGCTGTGGTTGGGAAAGCTTTAAGGAG GACTGCAAGTCGTTATTATCTAGCAGAGCGTGGGAGTTGGAAAAAGCCCATGGCTTCAACTTCTTTCCCGGAACCGATAG CATTGAAGTTTTGGCTGTCTTCAAAAGAAGGGTTGCtatcaagaaaaagaagaaatcggGAATTAAAAAGGTGGGAATAAAGAAAGTGCGTGCTGCTAAGTAG
- the LOC104710537 gene encoding uridine kinase-like protein 2, chloroplastic: MPEDSTSIDYVMEKASGPHFSGLRLDGLLSSPSKSSVSSPSHFRLSNSSFSATDDPAAPHQPFVIGVTGGTASGKTTVCDMIIQQLHDHRIVLVNQDSFYRGLTSEELEHVQEYNFDHPDAFDTEQLLHCVNTLKSGQPYQIPIYDFKTHQRKLDAFRQVNACDVIILEGILVFHDSRVRDLMNMKIFVDTDADVRLARRIRRDTVERGRDVDSVLEQYAKFVKPAFDDFVLPSKKYADVIIPRGGDNHVAVDLIVQHIHTKLGQHDLCKIYPNVFVIESTFQIRGMHTLIREKDISKHDFVFYSDRLIRLVVEHGLGHLPFTEKQVVTPTGSVYSGVDFCKKLCGVSVIRSGESMENALRACCKGIKIGKILIHRDGDNGMQLIYEKLPSDISERHVLLLDPVLGTGNSANQAIELLIQKGVPESHIIFLNLISAPEGIHCVCKRFPKLKIVTSEIDQCLNEEFRVIPGLGEFGDRYFGTDE, translated from the exons ATGCCGGAAGATTCAACGTCGATTGACTATGTCATGGAGAAGGCATCGGGGCCTCACTTCTCCGGTCTTCGCCTCGACggtcttctctcttctccgtcGAAATCATCcgtctcttctccttctcactTCCGTTTGAGTAATTCTTCCTTTTCCGCTACCGACGATCCCGCCGCCCCTCATCAACCCTTCGTTATCG GAGTTACTGGTGGTACCGCTTCTGGTAAGACGACGGTGTGTGACATGATAATCCAGCAACTTCATGATCATCGCATTGTTCTAGTTAACCAG GATTCCTTTTACCGTGGTCTGACATCTGAAGAACTTGAGCATGTACAAGAATACAATTTTGATCATCCTG ATGCCTTTGATACTGAGCAGCTTTTGCACTGCGTTAACACACTCAAGAGTGGGCAACCCTATCAAATTCCAATTTACGACTTCAAGACCCATCAAAGAAAATTAGATGCGTTCCGTCAG GTCAATGCTTGTGATGTCATTATTTTGGAAGGGATTCTAGTTTTCCATGACTCACGAGTTCGGGACCTGATGAATATGAAGATCTTCGTTGACACAG ATGCTGATGTGAGGCTTGCTCGCAGAATCAGGCGTGACACAGTTGAGAGGGGTAGGGATGTTGATTCTGTGCTTGAACAG TATGCAAAGTTTGTGAAACCCGCGTTTGATGATTTTGTCCTCCCGTCAAAGAAATATGCTGATGTGATCATTCCCCGAGGAGGTGACAATCACGTTGCAGTTGATTTGATTGTGCAACATATCCACACAAAACTTGGGCAACATGATCTCTGCAAAATCTACccaaatgtttttgttatcGAATCAACATTTCAG ATAAGAGGCATGCATACACTTATTCGAGAGAAGGACATATCAAAACATGACTTTGTGTTTTACTCAGATCGCCTCATTCGTTTG GTTGTGGAGCATGGTCTTGGCCATTTGCCATTCACTGAGAAACAAGTAGTGACTCCAACAG GATCTGTGTATAGCGGTGTTGATTTCTGCAAGAAACTTTGTGGGGTCTCAGTCATTAGAAG TGGTGAAAGCATGGAAAACGCATTACGCGCGTGTTGTAAAGGGATTAAGATTGGGAAAATTCTCATTCATCGTGATGGCGACAATGGAATGCAG CTTATATACGAGAAGCTTCCAAGTGATATCTCCGAGCGCCATGTCCTGCTTCTAGATCCCGTTTTAGGCACAG GTAACTCCGCAAATCAGGCGATAGAACTACTCATACAGAAAGGAGTGCCTGAATCCCACATTATATTCCTCAATCTCATCTCG GCACCGGAGGGAATCCATTGCGTCTGCAAACGCTTTCCAAAGTTGAAGATTGTGACGTCAGAAATAGATCAGTGTCTGAACGAAGAGTTCAGGGTCATACCAGGCTTGGGTGAGTTTGGTGATCGGTACTTTGGAACTGACGAGTAG
- the LOC104710538 gene encoding mavicyanin-like → MKTMQAVLVILVFSGLVAVQTTLAAQHVIGGSQGWEQSVDFDSWASDQSFKVGDQLVFKYSGLHSVVELGSETAYKSCDVGTPVNSLSSGNDVVKLSKTGTRYFACGTVGHCEQGMKIKVNVVSSDSKSASSPGSGSDSGSGSGSESSSGHGLRASIGYIFVVGSFVIGLIWAY, encoded by the exons ATGAAAACAATGCAAGCAGTTCTTGTTATCCTGGTTTTCTCCGGTTTAGTCGCGGTTCAGACAACTTTAGCAGCGCAACATGTGATCGGAGGTAGCCAAGGCTGGGAACAATCCGTTGATTTTGATTCTTGGGCTTCCGATCAATCTTTCAAAGTCGGCGACCAACTAG TTTTTAAGTATTCAGGACTACACAGCGTTGTTGAGCTAGGAAGCGAAACGGCATACAAGAGTTGTGACGTGGGAACACCAGTTAATTCCTTGAGCTCTGGAAACGACGTCGTTAAGCTTTCTAAAACCGGTACTCGCTATTTCGCTTGTGGAACTGTTGGCCATTGCGAGCAAGGCATGAAAATCAAAGTCAACGTTGTCTCTTCTGACTCCAAATCAGCTTCCTCTCCGGGTTCAGGTTCGGATTCAGGGTCAGGTTCGGGTTCGGAATCTAGTTCGGGTCATGGATTACGTGCTTCCATTGGATACATTTTCGTTGTTGGATCTTTCGTTATTGGTCTTATTTGGGCTTACTGA
- the LOC104710539 gene encoding uncharacterized protein At3g27210, whose product MGSSSSSLNKSPIRADSMVTPESPMTKTNDNVSITSPPPSLKKTFESPRKSTSIPAVSPTTMMNNINNQTPVKSRWSFSSSKKSFGSKDETFFDSQPWLQSDSDDDFHSVNGDFTPSRGNTPKGSFSDRPPRFTFHEKKPSRGSSSPAPLPRRKKLGELFRDSIREEREESSEGGGSSSAISTPYLSGANSCEFSNTSVEKEEKKKSNWQHHRCLPGFSSCGGSFMERRKKMSSETPPVVALK is encoded by the exons ATGggttcgtcttcttcctcgctTAACAAGTCTCCGATTAGAGCTGACAGTATGGTAACCCCAGAATCTCCCATGACTAAAACAAACGACAACGTTTCGATCacgtctcctcctccttctctcaAGAAaacttttg AATCGCCGAGGAAGAGTACTTCAATTCCGGCGGTTTCTCCGACGACGATgatgaataatattaataatcaaaCTCCGGTCAAATCTCGGTGgtctttttcttcatctaaGAAAAgctttg GAAGTAAAGATGAAACCTTTTTCGATTCACAGCCGTGGCTACAATCTGACTCCGACGATGATTTCCACAGCGTAAATGGCG ATTTCACTCCATCGCGTGGAAACACTCCTAAAGGAAGCTTCTCGGATAGGCCACCTCGTTTTACATTCCACGAGAAGAAGCCTTCCCGAGGCTCGTCTTCTCCAGCGCCACTTCCAAGGAGGAAGAAGCTTGGTGAGCTTTTCAGAGACAGTATTAGAGAAGAACGAGAGGAAAGCTCTGAAGGCGGCGGTTCATCGTCAGCTATTAGCACTCCTTACCTCTCAGGTGCTAACTCTTGCGAATTCAGCAACACGTCCGtcgagaaggaagagaagaagaagtctaacTGGCAGCATCATCGTTGTCTTCCTGGTTTCTCTTCTTGTGGTGGGAGTTTCatggagaggaggaagaagatgagctcTGAAACTCCTCCAGTTGTTGCTTTGAAATGA